A portion of the Streptomyces sp. NBC_00376 genome contains these proteins:
- a CDS encoding Pro-rich N-terminal domain-containing protein: protein MQHAVGAPLPPPQGPGSGPVGWSHQAQHPGHPGPPGPPPITPPAPGGWSGPAPQHAPGPPLRETTGHVQLPPGGPVPLPAPPAEPGTGSTTLAVLLIGPAGAGKTTVAKLWASRRRVPTAHVSLDDVREWVCSGFADPQSGWNDHSEAQYRLARRTCGFAARNFLANGISCILDDAVFPDRPVVGLGGWKRHVGPGLLPVVLLPGLEIVLERNAARSGNRRLSDEEVARIHGRMAGWYGSGLPIIDNSTYDVETTARVLDDILARSIASPPAW from the coding sequence ATGCAGCACGCAGTGGGGGCCCCGCTGCCGCCGCCCCAAGGACCCGGAAGCGGACCTGTCGGCTGGTCGCACCAGGCCCAGCACCCCGGCCACCCCGGTCCGCCGGGGCCGCCACCCATCACCCCGCCCGCGCCCGGCGGGTGGAGCGGGCCCGCCCCGCAGCACGCCCCGGGCCCTCCCCTCAGGGAGACCACGGGACACGTCCAGCTGCCGCCCGGCGGCCCGGTCCCGCTGCCCGCGCCGCCCGCCGAGCCCGGCACCGGCAGTACGACCCTCGCGGTCCTCCTGATCGGCCCCGCGGGCGCCGGCAAGACCACCGTGGCCAAGCTCTGGGCCAGCCGCCGCCGGGTGCCCACCGCCCATGTCAGCCTCGACGACGTCCGCGAATGGGTCTGCTCCGGTTTCGCCGACCCGCAGTCCGGGTGGAACGACCACTCCGAGGCCCAGTACCGCCTGGCCCGCCGCACCTGCGGCTTCGCCGCCCGCAACTTCCTCGCCAACGGCATCTCCTGCATCCTCGACGACGCAGTCTTCCCCGACCGCCCGGTCGTCGGGCTCGGCGGCTGGAAGCGCCACGTCGGCCCCGGACTCCTGCCCGTCGTCCTGCTGCCCGGCCTGGAGATCGTGCTGGAGCGCAACGCCGCCCGAAGCGGCAACCGCCGCCTCTCGGACGAGGAGGTCGCCAGGATCCACGGCCGGATGGCCGGCTGGTACGGCTCCGGCCTGCCGATCATCGACAACTCGACGTACGACGTGGAGACCACCGCCCGCGTCCTGGACGACATCCTCGCCCGCTCCATAGCCAGCCCGCCGGCCTGGTGA
- a CDS encoding aminopeptidase P family protein yields MSEVYAVRRGLLRDRCAAVGSAAALVSRPANVRYLAGGAPPGAVLLLGPAGDVLVSPRAPGGDPADGRTDDQLRVSLLPPSDGDPVVAAADLAGSSGAESLAVEEHHLTVARHRAMGSVAPRLRLADLGATVEQLRVVKDEEEIACLRIAAEITDQALGELLESILVGRTERHLALELERRLVDHGADGPAFATSVATGPNSGQGRHRPSDRRVEEGDFLSVCLGANYRGYRCEIGRTFVIGTTPADWQIELYDLVFAAQRAGREALVPGAAYRDVDRAARYVLDSAGHGGGLAPWTGHGVGLEIDEDPQLAPAAMGKLDACVPVTVEPGVHLPGRGGVRIDDTLVVRPEADGGPELLTITTKELLAL; encoded by the coding sequence ATGTCAGAGGTGTACGCCGTCCGCCGCGGGCTGCTTCGCGACCGGTGCGCCGCCGTCGGATCCGCGGCCGCCCTGGTCTCCCGCCCCGCCAACGTCCGCTATCTCGCGGGCGGTGCGCCGCCGGGCGCCGTGCTGCTGCTCGGACCCGCCGGGGACGTCCTGGTCTCTCCCCGGGCCCCGGGCGGCGACCCGGCCGACGGGCGCACCGACGATCAGCTGCGGGTCTCCCTGCTGCCTCCTTCCGACGGCGATCCGGTGGTTGCCGCCGCCGATCTGGCCGGTTCCTCGGGCGCGGAGTCGCTGGCCGTCGAGGAGCACCACCTGACGGTCGCCCGCCACCGGGCCATGGGCTCGGTCGCCCCGCGGCTGAGGCTGGCCGATCTCGGGGCCACCGTCGAGCAGCTGCGGGTGGTCAAGGACGAGGAGGAGATCGCCTGTCTGCGGATCGCCGCCGAGATCACCGACCAGGCCCTGGGCGAACTCCTCGAATCCATCCTGGTGGGCCGCACCGAACGGCATCTCGCCCTGGAGCTGGAGCGCCGCCTGGTGGACCACGGCGCCGACGGCCCCGCCTTCGCCACCTCCGTCGCCACCGGACCGAACTCGGGCCAGGGTCGCCACCGCCCCTCGGACCGGCGGGTGGAGGAAGGAGATTTCCTCTCCGTCTGCCTCGGCGCGAACTATCGCGGCTACCGCTGCGAGATCGGCCGCACGTTCGTCATCGGGACGACGCCCGCCGACTGGCAGATCGAGCTCTACGACCTGGTTTTCGCCGCTCAGCGGGCTGGGCGCGAGGCCCTCGTACCGGGCGCCGCCTACCGCGACGTGGACCGCGCGGCCCGCTATGTCCTGGACTCGGCGGGGCACGGCGGGGGCCTGGCACCCTGGACCGGGCACGGGGTGGGACTCGAAATCGACGAGGACCCGCAGTTGGCACCTGCGGCCATGGGTAAACTGGACGCTTGTGTGCCGGTCACCGTCGAACCGGGGGTCCACCTCCCGGGCCGGGGCGGGGTCCGGATCGATGACACGCTCGTCGTGCGCCCCGAGGCGGACGGCGGACCCGAGCTACTCACCATTACGACCAAGGAGCTGCTCGCGCTCTAG
- the efp gene encoding elongation factor P — MASTNDLKNGMVLKLDGGQLWSVVEFQHVKPGKGPAFVRTKLKNVLSGKVVDKTFNAGVKVETATIDRRDMQFSYMDGEYFVFMDMDTYDQLMVDRKSVGDAANFLIEGFTASVAQHEGSVLYVELPAAVELVIKETEPGVQGDRSTGGTKPATLETGYQIQVPLFITTGEKVKVDTRTSDYLGRVNS; from the coding sequence GTGGCTTCCACGAACGACCTCAAGAACGGCATGGTGCTCAAGCTCGACGGAGGCCAGCTCTGGTCCGTCGTCGAGTTCCAGCACGTCAAGCCCGGCAAGGGCCCGGCCTTCGTGCGCACCAAGCTCAAGAACGTGCTCTCCGGCAAGGTCGTCGACAAGACGTTCAACGCCGGTGTGAAGGTCGAAACGGCCACCATCGACCGTCGCGACATGCAGTTCTCGTACATGGACGGCGAGTACTTCGTCTTCATGGACATGGACACCTACGACCAGCTCATGGTCGACCGCAAGTCCGTCGGTGACGCTGCCAACTTCCTGATCGAGGGCTTCACCGCCTCCGTGGCGCAGCACGAGGGCTCGGTGCTCTACGTCGAGCTCCCGGCCGCCGTCGAGCTCGTCATCAAGGAGACCGAGCCGGGCGTCCAGGGCGACCGCTCCACCGGTGGCACCAAGCCCGCCACCCTGGAGACCGGTTACCAGATCCAGGTCCCGCTCTTCATCACCACCGGTGAGAAGGTCAAGGTCGACACCCGCACCAGCGACTACCTCGGCCGGGTGAACAGCTAA
- the nusB gene encoding transcription antitermination factor NusB, with translation MAARNKARKRAFQILFEADQRGESVQTVLADWVRHSRADNRQPPVTEYTMELVEGYAQYADRIDDLIVTYAVDWEIDRMPVVDRNILRLGAYELIWEDGTPDAVVIDEAVQLAKEFSTDDSPSFVNGLLARFKDLKPNLRREQ, from the coding sequence GTGGCTGCCCGGAACAAGGCCCGCAAGCGCGCCTTCCAGATCCTCTTCGAGGCCGACCAGCGCGGCGAGTCCGTGCAGACGGTCCTCGCGGACTGGGTGCGGCACTCGCGGGCCGACAACCGTCAGCCGCCGGTCACCGAGTACACGATGGAGCTCGTCGAGGGGTACGCGCAGTACGCGGACCGGATCGACGACCTCATCGTGACCTACGCGGTGGACTGGGAGATCGACCGCATGCCGGTCGTCGACCGGAACATCCTGCGGCTCGGCGCCTACGAGCTGATCTGGGAGGACGGCACCCCGGACGCGGTGGTGATCGACGAGGCGGTCCAGCTCGCCAAGGAGTTCTCCACCGACGACTCCCCGTCCTTCGTGAACGGGCTGCTGGCCCGCTTCAAGGACCTCAAGCCGAACCTCCGCCGGGAGCAGTAG
- the bldD gene encoding transcriptional regulator BldD, translated as MSSEYAKQLGAKLRAIRTQQGLSLHGVEEKSQGRWKAVVVGSYERGDRAVTVQRLAELADFYGVPVQELLPGTTPGGAAEPPPKLVLDLERLAHVPPEKAGPLQRYAATIQSQRGDYNGKVLSIRQDDLRTLAVIYDQSPSVLTEQLISWGVLDADARRAVAHEEG; from the coding sequence ATGTCCAGCGAATACGCAAAACAGCTCGGGGCCAAACTCCGTGCCATCCGCACCCAGCAGGGCCTCTCCCTCCATGGCGTGGAGGAGAAGTCCCAGGGCCGCTGGAAGGCCGTCGTGGTCGGCTCGTACGAGCGCGGCGACCGCGCCGTGACCGTACAGCGCCTCGCTGAGCTCGCGGACTTCTACGGGGTCCCGGTCCAGGAGCTCCTGCCCGGTACGACGCCCGGCGGTGCCGCCGAGCCGCCGCCGAAGCTCGTCCTGGACCTGGAGCGCCTCGCCCACGTCCCGCCGGAGAAGGCCGGTCCGCTGCAGCGCTACGCGGCGACGATCCAGAGCCAGCGCGGTGACTACAACGGCAAGGTGCTCTCGATCCGCCAGGACGACCTGCGCACACTGGCCGTGATCTACGACCAGTCGCCGTCCGTGCTCACGGAGCAGCTGATCAGCTGGGGCGTGCTGGACGCGGACGCGCGTCGCGCCGTGGCCCACGAAGAGGGCTGA
- the pyrR gene encoding bifunctional pyr operon transcriptional regulator/uracil phosphoribosyltransferase PyrR, with amino-acid sequence MDAQHEATGNAARPVLEAPDIARVLTRIAHEIVERAKGADDVVLLGIPTRGVFLARRLAEKLEEITGGKMPVGSLDITMYRDDLRLRPARALARTDIPGEGIEGRLVVLVDDVLFSGRTIRAALDALGDIGRPRAVQLAVLVDRGHRELPIRADYVGKNLPTSLRETVKVQLAEEDGRDAVLLGVERTAPTGEQ; translated from the coding sequence ATGGACGCACAGCACGAAGCCACCGGCAATGCGGCACGCCCCGTTCTCGAGGCTCCCGACATCGCCCGGGTACTGACCCGGATCGCCCACGAGATCGTCGAACGCGCCAAGGGCGCCGACGACGTGGTTCTCCTCGGCATCCCGACGCGAGGCGTCTTCCTCGCCCGCCGGCTCGCCGAGAAGCTCGAAGAGATCACTGGCGGGAAGATGCCGGTCGGCTCCCTCGACATCACCATGTACCGCGACGACCTGCGGCTGCGCCCGGCGCGCGCCCTGGCCCGCACCGACATCCCCGGCGAGGGCATCGAGGGCCGCCTGGTCGTCCTCGTCGACGACGTCCTCTTCTCGGGCCGCACGATCCGCGCCGCCCTCGATGCCCTGGGCGACATCGGCCGGCCCCGTGCCGTACAGCTCGCGGTCCTCGTCGACCGCGGTCACCGCGAACTCCCGATCCGCGCCGACTACGTCGGCAAGAACCTCCCCACGTCGCTGCGGGAGACGGTCAAGGTCCAGCTCGCCGAGGAGGACGGCCGGGACGCCGTGCTGCTCGGTGTCGAGCGGACCGCCCCCACGGGCGAGCAGTAG
- a CDS encoding aspartate carbamoyltransferase catalytic subunit, with protein sequence MKRHLISAADLTRDDAVLILDTAEEMARVADRPIKKLPTLRGRTVVNLFFEDSTRTRISFEAAAKRLSADVINFSAKGSSVSKGESLKDTALTLEAMGADAVVIRHGASGAPYRLATSGWIDGAVVNAGDGTHEHPTQALLDAFTMRRRLVGTDSGLGRDLEGRRITIVGDILHSRVARSNVHLLTTLGAHVTLVAPPTLVPVGVERWPCDVSYSLDGVLPKSDAVMMLRVQRERMNAAYFPTEREYSRRYGLDADRMARMPEHAVVMHPGPMVRGMEITAEVADSDRCTVVEQVANGVSIRMAVLYLLLGGYESAAPAAPSRTEENK encoded by the coding sequence ATGAAGCGTCACCTCATCTCGGCCGCCGATCTCACCCGCGACGACGCCGTCCTGATCCTCGACACCGCCGAGGAGATGGCCAGGGTCGCGGACCGGCCGATCAAGAAGCTCCCCACCCTGCGCGGCCGTACCGTCGTCAACCTCTTCTTCGAGGACTCGACCCGCACCCGCATTTCCTTCGAGGCCGCCGCCAAGCGCCTCTCCGCGGACGTCATCAACTTCTCCGCGAAGGGCTCTTCCGTCTCCAAGGGCGAGTCGCTCAAGGACACCGCGCTGACCCTGGAGGCGATGGGCGCCGACGCCGTCGTCATCCGGCACGGCGCCTCCGGCGCCCCGTACCGCCTCGCCACCTCCGGCTGGATCGACGGCGCCGTCGTCAACGCCGGTGACGGTACCCACGAGCACCCCACCCAGGCCCTCCTGGACGCCTTCACGATGCGCCGCCGCCTGGTCGGGACCGACAGCGGTCTCGGCCGGGACCTCGAAGGCCGCCGGATCACCATCGTCGGCGACATCCTGCACAGCCGGGTGGCCCGCTCCAACGTGCACCTGCTGACGACGCTCGGCGCCCACGTCACCCTGGTGGCCCCGCCGACCCTTGTCCCGGTCGGCGTCGAGCGGTGGCCCTGCGACGTCAGCTACAGCCTCGACGGCGTGCTGCCGAAGTCCGACGCGGTGATGATGCTCCGTGTGCAGCGTGAACGGATGAACGCCGCGTACTTCCCGACCGAGCGCGAGTACTCCCGCCGCTACGGCCTGGACGCCGACCGCATGGCGCGGATGCCCGAGCACGCCGTCGTCATGCACCCCGGCCCGATGGTGCGCGGCATGGAGATCACCGCCGAGGTCGCCGACTCCGACCGGTGCACGGTCGTCGAGCAGGTCGCCAACGGCGTCTCGATCCGCATGGCCGTCCTGTACCTGCTGCTGGGCGGGTACGAATCCGCCGCCCCCGCCGCCCCGTCCCGTACCGAGGAGAACAAGTAA
- a CDS encoding dihydroorotase — protein MSKILIRGAKVLGGEPQDVLIDGETIAAVSTGIEAGDATVVEAEGLILLPGLVDLHTHLREPGREDSETVLTGTKAAAVGGFTAVHAMANTFPVADTAGVVEQVWRLGKESGYCDVQPIGAVTVGLEGKKLAELGAMHDSAAGVKVFSDDGKCVDDAVIMRRALEYVKAFDGVVAQHAQEPRLTEGAQMNEGVVSAELGLGGWPAVAEESIIARDVLLAAHVGSRVHICHLSTAGSVEIVRWAKSKGWNVTAEVTPHHLLLTDELVRSYDPVYKVNPPLRTEADVMALREALADGTIDCVATDHAPHPHEDKDCEWAAAAMGMVGLETALSVVQQTMVETGMIDWAGVADRMSFRPAAIGRLDGHGRPVSAGEPANLTLVDPAYRGVVDPAGFASRSRNTPYEGRELPGRVTHTFLRGRATVVDGKLA, from the coding sequence ATGAGCAAGATCCTTATCCGCGGCGCGAAGGTCCTCGGCGGCGAACCCCAGGACGTCCTGATCGACGGCGAGACCATCGCCGCCGTCTCCACCGGCATCGAGGCCGGCGACGCGACCGTCGTCGAGGCCGAGGGCCTGATCCTGCTGCCCGGCCTGGTCGACCTCCACACCCACCTGCGCGAGCCCGGCCGCGAGGACTCCGAGACCGTCCTCACCGGCACCAAGGCCGCGGCCGTCGGCGGCTTCACCGCCGTGCACGCGATGGCCAACACCTTCCCGGTCGCCGACACCGCCGGCGTCGTCGAGCAGGTCTGGCGGCTCGGCAAGGAGTCCGGCTACTGCGACGTGCAGCCGATCGGCGCCGTCACCGTCGGCCTGGAGGGCAAGAAGCTCGCCGAGCTCGGTGCCATGCACGATTCGGCTGCCGGGGTGAAGGTCTTCTCCGACGACGGCAAGTGCGTCGACGACGCGGTGATCATGCGCCGCGCGCTGGAATACGTGAAGGCCTTCGACGGCGTCGTCGCCCAGCACGCCCAGGAGCCCCGCCTCACCGAGGGCGCCCAGATGAACGAGGGCGTCGTCTCCGCCGAACTCGGTCTCGGCGGCTGGCCCGCCGTCGCCGAGGAGTCGATCATCGCCCGCGACGTGCTGCTGGCCGCCCACGTCGGCTCCCGGGTGCACATCTGCCACCTGTCGACCGCAGGCTCCGTCGAGATCGTCCGCTGGGCCAAGTCCAAGGGCTGGAACGTCACCGCCGAGGTCACTCCGCACCACCTGCTCCTCACCGACGAGCTCGTGCGGTCCTACGACCCGGTCTACAAGGTGAACCCGCCGCTGCGCACCGAGGCCGACGTCATGGCCCTGCGCGAGGCGCTCGCCGACGGCACCATCGACTGCGTCGCCACCGACCACGCCCCGCACCCGCACGAGGACAAGGACTGCGAGTGGGCCGCTGCCGCCATGGGCATGGTGGGCCTGGAGACCGCGCTCTCCGTCGTCCAGCAGACGATGGTCGAGACCGGAATGATCGACTGGGCGGGCGTCGCCGACCGGATGTCGTTCCGCCCGGCCGCCATCGGACGGCTCGACGGACACGGCCGGCCCGTCTCGGCCGGTGAGCCCGCCAACCTCACCCTGGTCGATCCGGCTTACCGTGGTGTCGTGGACCCCGCGGGCTTCGCCTCCCGCAGCCGCAACACTCCGTACGAGGGGCGCGAGCTGCCGGGCCGAGTCACCCACACCTTCCTGCGGGGCCGTGCCACGGTCGTCGACGGGAAGCTCGCGTGA
- a CDS encoding PH-like domain-containing protein — MTSLTPLYQLAAERKSAEVTDWSARISWVIGLIVLIAFVYWLMRQGWKWRGSLQSDLPELAATPEGFADGEKLLTLTGRYHASTTAGQWLDRIVAHGLGTRSRVELTLTEQGLDVVRPGAADFFVPAAALRGARLDKGIAGKVLPEGGLLIITWAHGDKLIDSGFRSDRSAEHPAWVEAIDQLTRTTEGTAR; from the coding sequence GTGACATCACTCACCCCTCTGTACCAGCTCGCCGCAGAACGGAAGTCGGCCGAAGTGACCGACTGGTCCGCCCGGATCAGCTGGGTCATCGGACTGATCGTCCTCATCGCCTTCGTGTACTGGCTGATGCGCCAGGGATGGAAGTGGCGGGGCAGCCTCCAGTCCGACCTGCCGGAGCTCGCCGCCACCCCCGAGGGGTTCGCGGACGGCGAGAAGCTGCTCACACTGACCGGCCGGTACCACGCCTCGACCACCGCCGGGCAGTGGCTCGACCGGATCGTCGCCCACGGCCTGGGCACCCGCAGCCGCGTCGAGCTCACCCTGACCGAACAGGGCCTGGACGTCGTACGGCCCGGGGCCGCCGACTTCTTCGTGCCGGCCGCCGCCCTGCGCGGGGCCCGGCTCGACAAGGGCATCGCCGGCAAGGTCCTCCCCGAGGGCGGCCTGCTGATCATCACCTGGGCGCACGGCGACAAACTGATCGACTCCGGATTCCGCTCCGACCGCTCAGCCGAGCACCCGGCCTGGGTCGAGGCCATCGACCAACTCACCAGAACTACGGAAGGCACCGCACGATGA
- the carA gene encoding glutamine-hydrolyzing carbamoyl-phosphate synthase small subunit, whose translation MTISTRGAAKAPAVLVLEDGRAFRGRAYGAVGETFGEAVFSTGMTGYQETLTDPSYHRQVVVMTAPHVGNTGVNDEDPESGRIWVSGYVVRDPARVPSNWRSQRSLDEELERQGVVGISGVDTRALTRHLRERGAMRVGIFSGDAVADEATLLARVLRAPEMVGADLSAEVATKETYVVPAIGTKKFTVAAIDLGIKGMTPHRMAERGIEVHVLPATATLEDVYAVEPDGVFFSNGPGDPATADHPVSVMQGVLERKTPLFGICFGNQILGRALGFGTYKLKYGHRGINQPVQDRTTGKVEVTAHNHGFAVDAPLDKVSETKFGRAEVSHVCLNDQVVEGLHLLDQPAFSVQYHPEAAAGPHDAAYLFDRFVSLMEGQRA comes from the coding sequence ATGACGATCTCCACCCGGGGAGCCGCCAAAGCTCCCGCCGTACTCGTCCTGGAGGACGGCCGCGCCTTCCGCGGCCGTGCCTACGGGGCCGTGGGGGAGACCTTCGGCGAGGCGGTTTTCTCCACCGGCATGACCGGCTACCAGGAGACGCTGACCGACCCCTCGTACCACCGCCAGGTCGTCGTGATGACCGCCCCGCACGTCGGGAACACCGGGGTGAACGACGAGGACCCCGAGTCCGGACGGATCTGGGTGTCCGGCTACGTCGTCCGCGACCCCGCCCGGGTCCCCTCCAACTGGCGCTCGCAGCGCTCGCTCGACGAGGAACTGGAGCGCCAGGGCGTCGTCGGCATCAGCGGTGTCGACACCCGCGCGCTCACCCGCCACCTGCGCGAGCGCGGCGCCATGCGCGTCGGCATCTTCTCCGGTGACGCGGTCGCAGACGAGGCCACGCTGCTGGCCCGGGTCCTGCGGGCCCCCGAGATGGTCGGCGCAGACCTCTCCGCCGAGGTCGCCACCAAGGAGACGTACGTCGTCCCCGCGATCGGCACCAAGAAGTTCACCGTCGCCGCGATCGACCTCGGCATCAAGGGCATGACCCCGCACCGGATGGCCGAGCGCGGCATCGAGGTGCACGTGCTGCCCGCCACCGCCACTCTGGAGGACGTGTACGCGGTCGAGCCCGACGGCGTGTTCTTCTCCAACGGCCCCGGCGACCCGGCCACCGCCGACCACCCGGTCTCCGTCATGCAGGGCGTCCTGGAGCGGAAGACCCCGCTCTTCGGCATCTGCTTCGGCAACCAGATCCTCGGCCGCGCCCTCGGCTTCGGCACCTACAAGCTGAAGTACGGCCACCGCGGCATCAACCAGCCCGTGCAGGACCGCACGACCGGCAAGGTCGAGGTCACCGCGCACAACCACGGCTTCGCCGTCGACGCCCCGCTCGACAAGGTGTCCGAGACGAAGTTCGGCCGCGCCGAGGTCTCCCACGTCTGCCTGAACGACCAGGTCGTCGAGGGGCTCCACCTCCTCGACCAGCCCGCCTTCAGCGTCCAGTACCACCCCGAAGCAGCCGCCGGCCCGCACGACGCCGCGTACCTCTTCGACCGTTTCGTCTCCCTGATGGAGGGCCAGCGTGCCTAA